A stretch of the Paucidesulfovibrio longus DSM 6739 genome encodes the following:
- the rdgC gene encoding recombination-associated protein RdgC, with protein sequence MGILSASTGLTRYRIMDDVTNELLRDVPARLKQYRFVDIDDSAEERSFGWTNIDDMLDVDWRQSPPEKASYIAFTLRLETRRVQPAVFKKHFQIALKKDLAQAKEQGKTFVSRARKQEIKEQVMLRLRARSLPIPAVFDVVWNTQNHHLYLDTTNAKARALFEDHFFATFELRLEPLTPFFLAMDQLGEDAAKALEDLEPSIFI encoded by the coding sequence TTGGGCATCCTTTCGGCAAGCACGGGCCTGACCCGTTACCGCATCATGGACGACGTCACCAACGAGCTGCTGCGCGACGTTCCGGCACGGCTCAAGCAATATCGCTTCGTGGACATAGACGACTCCGCCGAGGAACGCTCCTTCGGCTGGACCAACATCGACGACATGCTCGACGTGGACTGGCGCCAGTCGCCCCCGGAGAAAGCGAGCTACATCGCGTTCACCCTGCGCCTGGAAACCCGCCGCGTCCAGCCCGCCGTCTTCAAGAAGCATTTCCAGATCGCCCTGAAGAAGGATCTGGCCCAGGCCAAGGAACAGGGCAAGACCTTCGTTTCGCGCGCGCGAAAGCAGGAGATCAAGGAGCAGGTCATGCTCCGGCTGCGGGCACGCTCCCTGCCCATTCCCGCCGTCTTCGACGTGGTCTGGAACACCCAGAACCACCACCTCTATCTGGACACGACCAACGCCAAGGCGCGGGCCTTGTTCGAGGACCACTTCTTCGCCACCTTCGAGCTGCGCCTGGAGCCGCTGACGCCCTTTTTCCTGGCCATGGACCAGCTCGGCGAAGACGCGGCCAAAGCGCTCGAAGACCTCGAACCTTCCATCTTTATTTAA